The Sulfurospirillum halorespirans DSM 13726 genome has a window encoding:
- a CDS encoding biopolymer transporter ExbD produces MKKFDSINVIPFVDILLVLLTIVLMTSTFIAKGILPIDVPKSASTQTLEPSSVVLSIDEQGALFLEKSPISHEALQSHLETLASETRFSINCAKQAPFEFFVALLDMLNAHHFKSIDIVIEK; encoded by the coding sequence ATGAAGAAATTTGATAGCATCAACGTCATTCCTTTTGTCGATATTTTGCTCGTTTTATTGACAATTGTGCTGATGACATCGACGTTTATCGCCAAAGGGATTTTGCCCATCGATGTGCCAAAATCGGCTTCAACCCAGACGCTAGAGCCTTCCAGTGTGGTTTTAAGCATCGATGAGCAGGGTGCGCTCTTTTTAGAAAAATCTCCTATTTCTCATGAAGCACTCCAAAGCCATCTTGAAACGCTCGCCAGCGAAACACGCTTTTCGATCAACTGTGCTAAACAAGCTCCGTTTGAGTTTTTTGTAGCTCTTTTGGATATGCTCAATGCGCATCATTTTAAATCGATTGATATTGTAATTGAAAAATGA
- a CDS encoding MotA/TolQ/ExbB proton channel family protein, with protein MEYLKFAIDYGVMGLLFAMSIISCGLFVERIVFYKALNVTSYKTKKSLEIALSNHLTTIATITSNAPYIGLLGTVLAIMLTFTNMSEQSIETSKIMSSLALALKTTAVGLVVAILSMVFNNILVRYSERFLAVFDEEI; from the coding sequence GTGGAGTATCTTAAATTTGCGATTGATTATGGCGTTATGGGACTGCTTTTTGCGATGAGTATCATCTCGTGTGGGCTTTTTGTCGAGCGTATTGTTTTCTATAAAGCCTTGAATGTAACGTCGTATAAAACTAAAAAATCACTTGAAATTGCGCTGAGCAATCACCTCACCACCATCGCCACCATTACCTCCAATGCGCCTTACATCGGGCTTTTAGGCACGGTTCTTGCGATTATGCTCACTTTTACGAATATGTCAGAACAGAGCATTGAGACTTCCAAAATTATGAGCTCTCTTGCTTTAGCGCTTAAAACGACGGCGGTTGGGCTTGTTGTCGCCATTTTATCGATGGTGTTTAATAACATTTTAGTGCGTTACTCTGAGCGATTTTTAGCAGTGTTCGATGAAGAAATTTGA